The Eleutherodactylus coqui strain aEleCoq1 chromosome 13, aEleCoq1.hap1, whole genome shotgun sequence genome includes a window with the following:
- the TRIM65 gene encoding E3 ubiquitin-protein ligase TRIM65, with product MECSICLEVFKNPLTLECGHSFCQDCIRRHWDQEEAATSFSCPDCRARFDKRPEPKKNVSLEKMVQEMKKSRAPLPPVQADAGAHSTAPTLCQRHHRALSFYCCTDSRCICYKCLQNGCRDHDWQDMEELSQQEKKKLSADLLASECQQKQAEEKIEEWKSKIKNIKDFHEKMVSGIIAKFEQVQKSLEECQILVVESVNCEKNAALTQVEEHVLQLQRHHQDLKEHQKEVEMLLNNNGVAFLESLPQVMPVLVAPESPNVQQCGNLQTEAVTKILPEVTRLLQLELPNLLHPENPRESSGIVSDISVNDTPRITLIEQNPCLHAAPARICTLRAQLYKDYRNLKFDPETANQYIEISEENCKATHKYRKNDVPDSPKRFKSTQVMCTEGFSEGSHYWEVGVSKNFVELGVAYESLNRSKEQANIIGRNTSSWSLQLRSMRHSVWHNDKETKLQFPMFTEIGIHLDLTAGSLTFYGVQDGYLQRLHSFSCILVEKVFPVFWIGEDVNVTIRTVRNVVMETDT from the exons ATGGAATGCAGCATCTGCCTGGAGGTGTTCAAGAACCCCCTGACGTTGGAGTGCGGCCACAGCTTCTGCCAGGACTGCATCCGTCGGCACTGGGACCAGGAGGAAGCCGCGACCTCCTTCTCCTGCCCCGATTGCCGGGCTCGCTTCGACAAGCGGCCGGAGCCCAAGAAGAACGTGAGCCTGGAAAAGATGGTGCAGGAGATGAAGAAGAGCCGAGCTCCGCTGCCCCCTGTGCAGGCAGACGCCGGTGCCCACAGTACTGCGCCCACTCTGTGCCAGCGCCATCACCGAGCACTGTCCTTCTACTGCTGCACCGACAGCCGCTGCATCTGCTACAAGTGCCTGCAGAACGGCTGCCGGGACCATGACTGGCAGGACATGGAGGAGCTGAGCCAGCAGGAGAAG AAGAAACTCTCGGCTGACTTGTTAGCCAGCGAATGTCAACAGAAGCAAGCGGAAGAAAAGATCGAAGAGTGGAAGAGTAAAATCAAGAACATTAAG GATTTTCATGAAAAGATGGTGTCTGGAATAATCGCTAAATTTGAGCAAGTGCAAAAGTCACTGGAAGAATGTCAGATCCTCGTCGTAGAGTCTGTGAACTGTGAAAAGAATGCAGCGCTGACGCAAGTAGAAGAACATGTTTTGCAGCTACAGCGCCATCATCAGGACCTAAAGGAGCATCAGAAGGAGGTAGAAATGCTGCTAAACAATAATGGGGTTGCATTTCTCGAG AGTCTCCCTCAAGTTATGCCAGTTTTGGTCGCTCCCGAATCCCCAAATGTTCAGCAGTGTGGAAATTTGCAAACGGAAGCAGTGACTAAGATCCTACCTGAAGTCACCAGACTACTCCAGCTGGAACTTCCTAATTTGTTACACCCCGAGAACCCAAGAG AGTCCTCGGGAATTGTGTCTGATATTAGTGTAAATGACACCCCAAGAATAACTTTGATTGAACAGAACCCATGCCTACATGCGGCACCTGCAAGAATCTGCACCCTCAGAGCACAACTCTATAAAG ATTATCGTAACCTGAAATTCGACCCTGAGACTGCCAACCAATATATAGAGATATCAGAGGAGAACTGTAAAGCCACACACAAATACCGGAAGAATGATGTGCCTGACTCTCCAAAGCGATTTAAGAGCACGCAGGTGATGTGTACTGAAGGGTTTTCTGAAGGAAGTCACTACTGGGAGGTCGGTGTGTCTAAGAATTTTGTGGAATTAGGAGTAGCCTATGAATCCTTGAACCGTAGTAAGGAGCAAGCAAATATTATTGGACGGAACACTTCTTCATGGAGCCTCCAGTTGCGTAGCATGCGCCATTCAGTTTGGCATaatgacaaagaaactaaacttcaGTTTCCAATGTTCACGGAGATTGGCATTCATCTTGACTTGACAGCTGGCAGTCTGACTTTCTATGGGGTGCAGGATGGCTACCTGCAGCGGCTGCACTCTTTCTCCTGCATTCTCGTTGAGAAGGTATTCCCAGTGTTCTGGATTGGAGAAGATGTAAATGTTACTATCCGCACTGTCCGAAATGTTGTAATGGAAACCGATACATGA